The following are from one region of the Flavobacteriaceae bacterium UJ101 genome:
- a CDS encoding hypothetical protein (KEGG: glj:GKIL_1667 zinc protease; Metalloendopeptidases) — MKKYIIALTLAFTIGQINAQIDRSKAPISAQAPEIKMGDVAQFKLKNGLNVIVVENHKLPQVRVSLNLDLPPILESDKAGITSLMGDMLRAGTTQHTKEELDLKIDELGSSFWSYSEGAGVSSLTKQLDPSVAILAEIIKNANFTNQKELDKLKKQQITALESEAKNPDAISSQVSQVLLFGKNHPYGEYMTKETIENISLADLKEYYNQYFNASNAYLVIVGDINEKQAKKLADHYFSDWKKGTKAQASFSIPTNVTKTEIDIIDLPSATQSLINITNLAPLKKSNSDYFAARLANTILGSGGFGSRLFQNIREDKGWTYGAYSGLSSDADVIGVFDASAKVRNEVTDSAVIEFMKELNKITSEKPTSDEVKNMKTRSTGIFALRLERPETAANYVLEEITDNLGEDFYKNYLKNLNNTTDSEILAASKKYIKPNQARIIIVGKAEDIVPGLRKLNYPIHFYDRFGNPTKDPTIKKSAGKATAQSVLNDYFNTIGGKEKLQAITSIKEIYDADFSAVPAPLKVYNLKVAPNKFSTTVTIPSMNNALISKLVFDGTKGYEQSPQSKADFDATKIQELKSENALFPQLHYTNSVLKGIVQLNGHDVYEVVTNKKTEYYNTQTHLLEREIRIEDQEGKPVAITTDFSNYKEFEGIKIPYSNELTIPGMPSSIKSTLKEVEFNIETSDLDFQ; from the coding sequence ATGAAAAAATATATTATTGCCTTGACTTTGGCATTCACAATAGGTCAAATTAATGCTCAAATTGATCGTTCAAAGGCTCCTATATCAGCCCAAGCACCTGAAATTAAAATGGGTGATGTAGCACAATTTAAATTAAAAAACGGATTAAATGTGATTGTAGTTGAAAATCATAAACTACCTCAAGTTCGTGTTAGCTTAAACTTAGATTTACCTCCTATATTAGAAAGTGACAAAGCTGGAATTACTTCTCTTATGGGAGATATGCTTAGAGCAGGAACTACACAACATACCAAAGAAGAATTGGATTTAAAAATAGATGAATTAGGGTCTAGTTTCTGGTCCTATTCTGAAGGTGCTGGAGTCTCTTCTTTAACCAAACAATTAGATCCTTCGGTCGCTATTTTAGCAGAAATAATAAAAAATGCTAATTTCACAAATCAAAAAGAACTTGATAAACTTAAAAAACAACAAATTACCGCTTTAGAATCAGAAGCAAAAAATCCAGATGCTATTTCTTCTCAAGTTTCACAAGTTTTATTATTTGGTAAAAATCATCCTTATGGAGAATACATGACCAAAGAAACCATAGAAAACATTTCTTTAGCTGATTTAAAAGAATATTACAATCAATATTTTAATGCCAGTAATGCTTATTTAGTTATTGTTGGAGATATCAATGAAAAGCAGGCAAAAAAATTAGCAGATCATTATTTTTCTGATTGGAAGAAAGGCACTAAAGCTCAAGCTTCCTTTTCTATTCCAACCAATGTTACTAAAACTGAAATTGATATTATTGATTTACCTTCGGCAACACAATCTTTAATTAACATTACCAATCTTGCTCCATTAAAAAAATCAAATTCAGATTATTTTGCTGCACGATTAGCCAATACCATTTTAGGTAGTGGTGGTTTTGGATCTAGATTATTTCAAAATATTAGAGAAGATAAAGGATGGACTTATGGTGCTTATTCTGGATTAAGCTCTGACGCTGATGTCATTGGTGTTTTTGATGCTTCCGCAAAAGTACGTAATGAAGTTACAGACAGTGCTGTGATCGAATTTATGAAAGAATTAAATAAAATCACTTCTGAAAAGCCAACATCTGATGAAGTAAAAAATATGAAAACTCGATCTACAGGTATTTTTGCTCTTCGATTAGAACGTCCTGAAACAGCTGCCAATTACGTATTAGAAGAAATCACAGATAACCTTGGTGAAGATTTTTATAAAAATTATTTAAAAAACTTAAATAATACAACCGATTCTGAAATATTAGCTGCATCAAAAAAATATATAAAACCCAATCAGGCAAGAATTATTATTGTTGGAAAGGCAGAAGATATTGTTCCTGGATTACGAAAACTGAATTATCCTATTCATTTTTATGATCGATTTGGTAACCCAACAAAAGATCCTACTATAAAAAAGAGTGCTGGAAAAGCTACGGCACAATCTGTTCTTAACGATTATTTCAATACCATAGGGGGAAAAGAAAAATTACAAGCAATAACATCTATAAAAGAAATTTACGATGCTGATTTTTCTGCTGTTCCAGCTCCTTTAAAAGTATATAACTTAAAAGTAGCACCTAATAAGTTCTCAACAACGGTTACCATCCCTTCTATGAATAATGCTTTAATTAGTAAATTAGTATTTGATGGTACAAAAGGATATGAACAATCTCCTCAATCTAAAGCAGATTTTGATGCTACAAAAATTCAGGAATTAAAAAGTGAAAATGCTTTATTTCCTCAATTACATTATACAAACTCTGTTTTAAAAGGAATTGTACAGCTTAACGGACATGATGTGTATGAAGTGGTTACAAATAAAAAAACTGAATATTACAATACGCAAACACATTTATTAGAACGTGAAATTCGTATTGAAGACCAAGAAGGAAAACCCGTTGCCATTACAACTGATTTTTCAAACTATAAAGAATTTGAAGGTATCAAAATTCCTTATTCAAACGAATTAACGATTCCTGGAATGCCTAGTTCAATTAAATCTACTTTAAAAGAAGTTGAATTTAACATTGAAACATCTGATTTAGATTTCCAATAA
- a CDS encoding serine-type D-Ala-D-Ala carboxypeptidase (Its precise function is unknown. Has no penicillin- binding activity and is not involved in methicillin resistance.; KEGG: riv:Riv7116_5464 D-alanyl-D-alanine carboxypeptidase), whose product MKKLILFSLCWILSYSISFAQENIPTFISQDLDSYINKAIKDWQVPGLALAIVKDGKVIVSKGYGVKDMNSQNPVDQNTLFMIASNTKAFVGTSLAQLDHQNKLNLSDQVSHYLPQFKMHDPNLTDYVTLTDLVTHRMGYETFQGDFMYIGSNLSHQDVYEKFALLTPKYDFRTKWGYSNAGYLFAGDVIQKVSGQSWDQYIKTHFLEPLEMHNTYLFGKEIQTAQNKAFPHSIIDNKLQRIPFGHMDLLAPAGGMVSSVEDMTHWLMAQTSNGQYKNQEVIHPEIINKTRTPYSILGTTSFPHSSYRTYGLGWLLQDFNGDYVVSHTGGIDGFVSTVAIVPNKNLGLVILTNSDENSLYQALKWDIINSFYEENSSKTFNDRYLKNAAQDQEENYQKSQKLKEIASQKIKLPLDAKQFIGTYVSNVYGKAWIKKKKDHFELTLEHHPQVKASMHYIGDDTFLVDYKNPLLRIKEFPFKINDGKVEGFTLSVASFLEFTTYDFKKL is encoded by the coding sequence ATGAAAAAACTCATCCTATTTAGTCTCTGTTGGATTCTTTCTTACTCCATTAGTTTTGCTCAAGAAAATATTCCCACATTTATTAGTCAAGACTTAGATTCTTATATTAATAAAGCTATAAAAGACTGGCAAGTTCCAGGTTTGGCATTAGCCATTGTTAAAGATGGAAAAGTAATTGTATCAAAAGGATATGGTGTTAAAGATATGAACTCACAAAATCCTGTTGATCAAAACACTTTATTTATGATTGCTTCAAATACGAAAGCTTTTGTAGGAACAAGCTTAGCACAACTAGATCATCAAAACAAACTGAACCTATCCGATCAAGTTTCTCATTATTTACCTCAATTTAAGATGCATGACCCCAATCTAACAGATTATGTAACCCTAACCGATTTAGTAACACATCGTATGGGGTATGAAACATTTCAGGGTGATTTTATGTATATTGGTTCAAATTTATCACATCAAGATGTATATGAAAAGTTTGCTTTACTAACTCCCAAATATGATTTTAGAACAAAATGGGGATATTCCAATGCTGGTTATCTTTTTGCAGGAGATGTTATTCAAAAGGTAAGTGGCCAATCATGGGATCAGTATATTAAAACCCATTTTTTAGAACCATTGGAAATGCATAATACATACCTGTTTGGAAAAGAAATTCAAACAGCTCAAAACAAAGCGTTTCCTCATTCCATTATCGATAACAAATTACAACGCATACCTTTTGGACATATGGATTTGTTAGCTCCCGCAGGAGGGATGGTCTCTTCTGTTGAAGATATGACACATTGGCTTATGGCGCAAACCTCAAACGGTCAATATAAAAATCAAGAAGTTATACATCCTGAAATTATCAACAAAACAAGAACTCCCTACTCTATTTTAGGGACTACTTCTTTTCCTCATTCATCTTATCGTACCTATGGTTTGGGATGGCTTTTACAAGATTTTAATGGTGACTATGTAGTATCTCATACAGGTGGTATTGACGGATTTGTAAGTACCGTAGCTATCGTTCCTAATAAAAATCTAGGCCTTGTTATTTTAACCAATTCTGATGAAAACTCTTTATATCAAGCCTTAAAATGGGACATCATAAATTCTTTTTACGAAGAAAATTCTTCAAAAACTTTTAACGATCGTTATTTAAAAAATGCGGCTCAAGATCAGGAAGAAAATTATCAAAAATCACAAAAATTAAAAGAAATAGCTTCTCAAAAGATCAAACTTCCTCTCGATGCAAAACAATTTATAGGAACCTATGTAAGTAATGTTTATGGAAAAGCATGGATCAAAAAGAAAAAAGATCATTTTGAATTGACTTTAGAGCATCATCCTCAAGTAAAAGCAAGTATGCATTATATTGGAGATGATACTTTTTTAGTTGACTATAAGAACCCTTTATTACGAATTAAGGAATTTCCTTTTAAAATTAACGATGGAAAAGTAGAAGGTTTCACATTAAGTGTAGCTTCTTTTCTTGAATTTACAACGTATGATTTCAAAAAACTATAA
- the patB|malY gene encoding cystathionine beta-lyase (Catalyzes the transformation of cystathionine to homocysteine; Belongs to the class-II pyridoxal-phosphate-dependent aminotransferase family. MalY/PatB cystathionine beta-lyase subfamily.; KEGG: sub:SUB0427 cystathione beta-lyase) — translation MYDFDEIHQPENNYYKNSSIRNRELFGTDQVLPFWIADMDFKIAEPITQELNRIVSREIYAYEFVPRDYYRVMADWFNKRHHFKLKQNRFLAVPGILTGIAFLIEEFSQKGDAILIQTPVYHQFQSTIEKTERNVICNSLKISNNYYEIDFEDLEYQFQIHAIKMMILCNPHNPVGRVWKKEEIDRIVSLTQQYNVILVSDEVHSEVIFGNRKFNSLTQYDHSNIISILGSTGKTFGLQSIATGIFYINDHTLRSQLQKRIEALHLNHGNTFSRYATYAAYKNGEEWYNEMMDYVENNYNWIKEFIDKELPQIKILPLEGTYLIWIDFRALNLSKDALETLLFRKAGVGFAPGDWFGKEGLGFMRMTIACPLSILQKAFYQLKEALS, via the coding sequence ATGTATGATTTTGACGAAATACATCAACCTGAAAACAATTATTACAAGAACAGTTCTATTCGAAACCGTGAACTTTTTGGAACCGATCAAGTTCTTCCTTTCTGGATTGCTGATATGGATTTCAAAATTGCAGAGCCTATCACTCAAGAACTAAATCGTATTGTTTCTAGAGAAATCTATGCTTACGAATTTGTTCCTCGTGATTATTACCGTGTTATGGCAGACTGGTTCAATAAAAGACATCATTTTAAATTAAAACAAAATCGTTTCTTAGCTGTTCCTGGAATTTTAACGGGTATTGCTTTTTTAATTGAAGAGTTTTCTCAAAAAGGAGATGCTATTTTAATTCAAACACCCGTTTACCATCAATTTCAGTCTACCATCGAAAAAACAGAACGAAATGTAATTTGCAATTCATTAAAGATTTCAAATAATTATTATGAAATTGATTTTGAAGACTTAGAATATCAATTCCAAATACACGCTATAAAAATGATGATTCTTTGTAATCCTCATAATCCTGTTGGACGTGTTTGGAAAAAAGAAGAAATAGACCGTATTGTCTCTTTAACTCAACAATATAATGTTATACTAGTGAGTGATGAAGTACATTCGGAAGTTATTTTTGGAAATCGAAAGTTTAATAGTTTAACACAATACGATCACTCCAATATTATTTCCATTTTAGGAAGTACAGGAAAAACATTTGGATTACAAAGTATTGCTACTGGTATTTTTTATATTAATGACCATACTTTACGTTCACAACTTCAAAAACGAATTGAGGCTCTGCATTTAAATCATGGCAATACTTTTTCACGTTATGCAACCTATGCTGCTTATAAAAACGGAGAAGAATGGTATAATGAAATGATGGATTATGTTGAAAACAATTACAACTGGATAAAAGAATTTATTGATAAAGAACTTCCCCAAATAAAGATTCTTCCTTTGGAAGGTACTTATTTAATTTGGATTGATTTTCGAGCTTTAAATTTGTCAAAAGACGCATTAGAAACATTACTTTTTAGAAAAGCAGGTGTTGGATTTGCTCCAGGAGATTGGTTTGGCAAAGAAGGATTAGGTTTTATGCGCATGACCATAGCCTGTCCTTTATCCATTCTTCAAAAAGCATTTTATCAATTGAAGGAAGCTTTGAGTTGA
- a CDS encoding putative symporter (Belongs to the sodium:galactoside symporter (TC 2.A.2) family.), translated as MSNTAVTQIKEKIPMYQKVAFGLGMLANQMFPAALGVFMVVLIEGLGFPPWMLIFIYLLPKLFDSITDPIMGFISDNTKSKWGRRRQYVFIGAIVLAISYIFMWQLHASNDLYYNFTYFMLWSFVFYLGLTIFGVPFVAMGYEMSDDFHERTNIMAISQWIGQWAWVIVPWFWVIIYDPNWFSAPDAAVREMAIWLGVFCGLLGIIPAIFIKSKSTLDEEDYADISLTNIINSLKDIIEGAKIAFSIKQFRMLCFSTFFTFNAYNLVMLFTFYIIVHYLFNGSAEAAGIWPTLHGSVGALITTFLVIPIVTYMANKLGKKKTFIITQAISLIGYVLFWFLFIPGKPYMFLFALPFVSFGIGGLFTVMMSMTSDVCDLDELNTHQRREGIFGAIYWWMVKLGAAIAGGLSGLLMAAVGYDSNAEVQTEFAITGLRVFYTIIPILGTLAAIYIMWNYDIDEKRAGEIRKELDRRKRKPISSSYYQTDKLASLLASDLSIDTSTDIDFSSKSTEEIKTIFSTTLNKGLHGLCFSPYLEGQNIGDQLSKEQIQQRMDVIAPYTKWIRSFSCTDGNELIPEVAKGRRLKTMVGAWIGADKAQNEKEISKLIQLAKKRYVDIAVVGNEVLLREELSEEELLGYVRKVKEALPNIPVGYVDAYYQFYERPHLVEACDIILANCYPFWEGSSIEESSSYLKKMHAVTIQAAKGKPVIITETGWPNKGENTEAASPSEDNAMKYFINIANWSIEKKIPMFYFSSFDESWKVHHEGDVGARWGIWDKEGNLKY; from the coding sequence ATGTCAAATACTGCTGTAACTCAAATAAAAGAAAAAATCCCTATGTATCAGAAGGTTGCTTTTGGTTTAGGAATGTTAGCAAATCAAATGTTTCCTGCTGCTCTTGGAGTATTTATGGTTGTTTTGATTGAAGGTTTAGGGTTTCCACCTTGGATGCTCATATTTATATATTTATTACCTAAATTATTTGATTCGATTACAGATCCTATAATGGGTTTTATTTCGGATAATACTAAATCCAAATGGGGAAGACGGAGACAATATGTTTTTATAGGGGCTATTGTACTTGCTATTTCTTATATCTTTATGTGGCAATTGCATGCGAGTAATGACCTATATTACAATTTTACTTACTTTATGTTGTGGTCTTTTGTATTTTATTTAGGGCTTACCATATTTGGTGTTCCATTTGTTGCTATGGGCTATGAAATGAGTGATGACTTTCATGAACGTACCAATATTATGGCAATTTCACAATGGATTGGACAGTGGGCATGGGTAATTGTACCATGGTTTTGGGTTATTATTTATGATCCGAATTGGTTTAGTGCACCAGATGCAGCAGTTCGTGAAATGGCTATTTGGTTAGGTGTTTTTTGCGGGTTATTAGGTATTATTCCAGCAATTTTTATAAAAAGTAAATCTACACTAGATGAAGAAGATTATGCAGATATCTCTTTGACTAATATAATAAATAGTTTAAAAGATATTATAGAAGGAGCTAAGATAGCATTTAGTATAAAGCAATTTAGGATGTTATGTTTTTCAACCTTCTTTACGTTTAATGCTTATAATTTAGTAATGTTATTTACTTTTTACATTATTGTACATTATTTGTTTAATGGAAGTGCGGAAGCAGCAGGAATTTGGCCAACATTACATGGAAGTGTAGGAGCATTAATTACAACATTTCTTGTAATTCCTATTGTCACTTATATGGCTAATAAATTAGGGAAAAAGAAAACTTTTATTATAACTCAAGCTATTTCATTAATAGGATATGTTTTATTTTGGTTTTTATTTATACCTGGTAAACCCTATATGTTTTTATTTGCATTACCATTTGTTTCATTTGGAATAGGAGGACTTTTTACAGTAATGATGTCAATGACGAGTGATGTTTGTGATTTAGATGAATTAAATACTCATCAGCGTAGAGAAGGAATATTTGGAGCTATTTATTGGTGGATGGTAAAGCTTGGAGCTGCGATTGCTGGAGGTTTAAGTGGCTTATTAATGGCTGCTGTAGGTTATGATTCTAATGCAGAAGTACAAACAGAATTTGCTATTACAGGTTTGAGAGTATTTTATACAATAATTCCTATTCTTGGAACTTTAGCTGCTATATATATAATGTGGAATTACGATATTGATGAAAAACGAGCAGGAGAAATTAGAAAGGAATTAGATCGGCGTAAGAGAAAACCGATTAGTTCTTCTTATTATCAAACAGATAAGTTAGCTTCGTTATTAGCATCCGATCTATCAATCGATACTTCTACAGATATAGATTTTTCGTCAAAATCTACAGAAGAGATTAAAACGATATTCTCTACAACTTTAAATAAAGGATTACATGGTTTATGTTTTAGTCCTTATTTAGAAGGCCAAAATATAGGAGATCAATTGTCAAAAGAGCAAATACAACAGCGTATGGACGTAATTGCTCCGTATACAAAATGGATCCGATCATTTTCGTGTACAGATGGTAATGAACTGATTCCAGAAGTAGCTAAAGGAAGACGCTTAAAAACAATGGTAGGTGCTTGGATAGGAGCTGATAAAGCTCAAAATGAAAAAGAAATTAGTAAGTTAATTCAATTGGCTAAAAAAAGATATGTAGACATTGCGGTGGTAGGAAATGAAGTTTTGCTTCGTGAAGAATTATCGGAAGAAGAATTATTGGGTTATGTTCGTAAAGTAAAAGAAGCATTACCGAATATTCCAGTTGGCTACGTGGATGCTTATTATCAATTTTATGAGAGACCTCATTTGGTAGAAGCTTGTGATATTATTCTAGCAAATTGTTATCCATTTTGGGAAGGATCTAGTATTGAAGAATCTTCAAGTTACCTTAAAAAAATGCATGCTGTAACAATACAAGCAGCAAAAGGAAAGCCTGTTATTATTACTGAAACAGGATGGCCTAATAAAGGAGAAAATACAGAAGCAGCCAGTCCTTCAGAAGATAATGCGATGAAGTATTTTATTAACATCGCAAATTGGTCAATAGAGAAAAAAATACCGATGTTCTATTTCTCTTCATTTGATGAATCATGGAAAGTTCATCATGAGGGAGATGTTGGAGCTCGTTGGGGAATTTGGGATAAAGAGGGGAACTTAAAATACTAA